In Methylacidiphilum infernorum V4, a single window of DNA contains:
- a CDS encoding hydrogenase maturation protease, with protein MSTTIIGFGNMLRKDDGLGPELIRRLMALNPPLPVKLIDYGTAGFSFLNELETENRLIIIDAVSSGSAPGSLFVLEKERLELVLKEREEYPNLHTFRWNDALRWGRWFLKGNFPRNVRVYLVEVKETGYGIGLSEPVKEAVERLVALFKKEFSEKGPRDAL; from the coding sequence ATGTCAACGACGATTATCGGCTTCGGTAACATGCTGAGGAAGGATGACGGATTAGGACCTGAGTTGATTCGAAGGCTCATGGCTTTAAATCCTCCTCTTCCCGTAAAACTCATAGATTATGGAACGGCGGGTTTTTCTTTCCTTAACGAGCTTGAAACCGAAAATAGGCTGATCATAATTGATGCGGTAAGCAGCGGTTCGGCTCCGGGCAGCCTTTTCGTGCTAGAAAAAGAGCGGCTCGAACTGGTTTTAAAAGAGAGGGAAGAATATCCCAACCTTCATACATTTCGGTGGAATGATGCCTTAAGATGGGGAAGGTGGTTTTTAAAGGGAAACTTTCCCCGAAATGTCAGAGTTTACTTGGTCGAAGTCAAGGAAACCGGCTATGGAATAGGGCTTTCTGAGCCGGTAAAAGAAGCCGTTGAGAGGTTAGTGGCCCTATTTAAAAAGGAATTCTCTGAAAAGGGCCCTCGAGATGCCCTTTAA
- the hypA gene encoding hydrogenase maturation nickel metallochaperone HypA: MHELSLCESLVSLLEEEMQKLGCGALKKVVLQVGPLALIEEGAMRFAFEVASKGTVVEGAELFIEWIAVRGYCLDCQKEALVYKIGESCPCCGGVMILSEEGKDLKVASIEVE, encoded by the coding sequence ATGCATGAACTTTCTCTTTGTGAATCGCTTGTTTCACTCCTTGAAGAGGAGATGCAAAAATTGGGGTGTGGTGCGCTTAAAAAGGTCGTATTGCAGGTTGGTCCCTTGGCATTAATTGAAGAGGGAGCGATGCGTTTTGCATTTGAAGTCGCTTCGAAAGGCACGGTAGTGGAAGGGGCTGAATTATTCATCGAGTGGATAGCCGTTAGGGGATATTGCTTGGACTGTCAAAAAGAGGCTTTAGTGTATAAAATAGGGGAGAGTTGTCCTTGTTGTGGGGGAGTCATGATTCTCTCGGAAGAGGGCAAGGATTTGAAGGTTGCAAGCATAGAGGTGGAATGA
- a CDS encoding endonuclease V: protein MRAGGWPTGIEQLILEQKRMASLVFPPWEGSLGSIRCGGVFICYERGKREAGKRGDRGWAAFVLIFPDGKTQSFCVEGRTPFDYVPGCLALREGPLLEEALLGLGSLPDLLFVNATARDHPYRAGLALHLGFKLDIPSIGITRKPLLAEGTLPGNKRGETSELRIGNQAVGFWLRTQDNKAPLVVHPGYRIDFEKAKEIALFYTERYRTPQPLRLARQLSRLLRAGMIRPSV, encoded by the coding sequence ATGAGGGCAGGGGGATGGCCTACCGGCATAGAGCAGTTAATCCTGGAACAAAAGAGAATGGCTTCCCTTGTTTTTCCTCCGTGGGAAGGCTCTCTTGGTTCGATCCGCTGCGGTGGGGTATTTATCTGTTATGAGAGGGGGAAAAGGGAAGCAGGAAAGAGGGGGGACCGGGGATGGGCTGCTTTCGTCCTGATTTTCCCTGATGGGAAAACCCAAAGCTTTTGCGTGGAAGGGAGGACTCCTTTTGATTACGTTCCCGGATGCCTGGCCCTGCGGGAGGGTCCTTTACTTGAAGAAGCCCTGCTTGGCCTGGGCAGCCTGCCCGATCTGCTTTTTGTCAACGCTACGGCAAGGGATCATCCTTATAGAGCGGGTTTAGCCTTGCATCTTGGTTTTAAGCTCGACATTCCTTCCATTGGCATAACAAGAAAACCGCTTTTGGCCGAGGGGACTTTACCTGGGAACAAGAGGGGAGAGACATCCGAACTGAGGATAGGGAATCAAGCGGTCGGCTTTTGGCTGCGCACCCAGGACAACAAGGCTCCGCTGGTCGTGCATCCCGGCTACAGGATCGATTTCGAGAAGGCCAAAGAGATTGCCCTTTTTTATACAGAAAGATATAGGACGCCCCAGCCCCTCAGGCTTGCCCGGCAACTGTCTAGGCTTTTGCGTGCGGGGATGATTCGGCCTTCGGTTTGA